Within the Chthonomonadales bacterium genome, the region GACAGCAGGCGCAAGCCGGCACTATAATCGACGCCGGAGAGGGAGATGATCAAGTACCTGACGGAGCTGCTGGGCAGACCAGCCGAGCTGCCCGACGGACGGCGCGCCGGGCGGGTCCGCGACGCGATCGCGACCCAGGGCGACCGCTTTCCTGTGCTGCGCGCCCTGTTCGTGAAGGGCGCCGGCCGCGAGGCATGGGTGGACATCGACGACGCTCAGGTAACCGCGGCGGGCGTGCGCCTGCGCGCCGACCTTGACGCGCTGACGGCCTATCGCCCCGCGCCCGAAGACGTTCGCCTCCAAAGAGACCTGCTCGACAAGCAGATCGTCGACGTGCACGACTACCGCGTGGTGCGCGTGAACGACGTGCGCCTGGCGGAGTGCGGCAGCCGCGCCTGCGTCGTCGGAGTCGACGCCAGCCTGCGCGCCGTCGTGCGGCGCGCAGGCCTCGGCGGCCCGGTGGAGGCGCTCGCGCGCGCCTTGCGCCGGCCGCTGCAGTCCCGGCTGATCGCGTGGGACGACGTCGAGACGCTGGAGCCGGGGAGCGCGGGGAGCGGTCGCGTCAAGCTCAAGGTGCCGCACGAGCGCATCGCCCGGCTGCACCCGGCGGACATCGCCGACATCGTGGAGCAGCTCACGCCGCAGCAGCGCGCCGAGATGATCGAGGCGCTCGATGTGGAGACCGCCGCCGACACGATCGAGGAGATGGAGAACGAGGAAGCGGTCGCGGTCATGGAGACGCTCGATGAGCACCGCGCTGCGGACATCCTGGAGGAGATGGAGCCCGACGAGGCCGCCGACATTCTGGGCGATCTGACCGACGAGCGCACGGAGGAGCTCCTGGAGCACATGGAGCCCGACGAGGCCGCGGGGGTGAAGGAGCTCCTCGCCTACGCCGACGAGACCGCCGGTGGCCTGATGACGACGGAGTTCATCGCCGTGCCGGACACGTTGACCGCCGAACAGACGATCCAGCACCTCCGCGAGCTCGCCCCCAAGGCCGAGACCATCTACTACGTCTATGTGGTGGACGAGGACTCGCGGCTGTGCGGCGTCATCTCGCTCCGCGACCTGATCGTGGCCAGCCCGGAAACCCACATCCTCGACTTCATGGTGCGCAACGTGCGCGCCGTTCACACGAGCGACCACGCCGATGGGGTGGCGCACACGGTGAGCCGCTACAACCTGCTCGCCCTGCCCGTGGTGGACGAGCAGGACCGGCTTGTCGGGATCATCACCGTCGATGACATGCTCGAGCGCGCCCTGCCCCCGATTCGCCGCCGGCGTCTGCCGCAGGTGGAGATCGGCGACGAGTAGCTTTGACGCCCGGCGCCGGTGAGCGTCCGCGCTCAGGCGCCGTTGAGGTGCACCCTGAGGTAGCGGGCGGTGTGCGAGGCCGGCCAGGCGGCGAGCGCCTCCGGCGTGCCCGCGCAAACAACCTGGCCGCCGCGATGGCCCCCCTCCGGCCGCATGTCGATGACGTGGTCGGCCTGCTTGATGACCTCCATGTGATGCTCGATGACGACGGCCGTGTTGCCGGCGTCCACGAGCCGTTTGATGCACTCGGTGAGACGGTCGATGTCGGCGAAGTGCAGACCGGTGGTCGGCTCGTCGAAGATGTAAAGCGTGCGGCCGTTGCGCTTCAGTCTGGCCAGCTCAGCCGCCAGCTTGATGCGCTGCGCCTCGCCGCCCGAGAGCGTCGTCGCGGACTGGCCCGGCGTCAGATAGCCCAGGCCGAGCTCGTTCAGCACGCGAAGCTTCCGCGCGATGCTGGCGTGACTGGCGAAGAAGCCCGCGCCCTCTTCGATCGACATGTCCAGCACCTCGGCGATCGTCCTGCCCTGGTAGGCGATCTCGAGGGTCTCCGGGTTGTAGCGAGCCCCCTTGCAGCTCTCGCAGATCACCTCGACGTCCGGCATGAACCCCAGGTGCGTCGTCACTGCGCCGTCGCCCGACCACTCCCGGCAACGCCCCCCTCACGTTGATGCGGCGCACGAGCCCCTCGAGCGGGAACTCCTGGCCGACGTAGCGGGCCTCGCCTTTGCGCCCGGCGGCTGCGCCATCACGATCCTCGCGCTGCCCGTCCCGTGCAGTGGAACGTTCGCCACCGCGTCGGGCAGGTCGCGGTACGGCGTACCCAGCGAGGACAGGCATGGCCCTCGCGGACCTGGGACGTCTTCCGCGCCTTCATCACACCGGGCAGGAGCCACTCGAGTACGTTGAGGATCTGGGAAGCACGGTCACGCTCGCCCAGGCCGTGGCGCGTGTCGAATAGGTGGAGCAGGCCCTCGTCGCGCGAGAACAACATGCGCCCTTTGCCGAGGAGGGAGTGGACGAAGGAGCCCGGCACGGCGCCCTCGAGCATCTCTCGGAACCCGCTGCGCGTTGCCGTCATGCAGTGGATGTTGATGCCGCGCTCGACGAGACAGAGCCCCTCGTTCCGGCGGGGCGCCTCCTGGACGACGAGCACGAGGTCAATGTCCGAGCGCCGCCACACCGTGTCATACGCCAGGCTGCCGAGCAGCACGGCGGGCCAGCACGCTGGTGTCGGCCCGGGCCCTGCTCACCAGGTCGCGAAGGGCGGCGTCGAGATCGTCTCGGACGTCGGGCATGAGGGTCCTCCAGGTACGCGTGGTTCGGGGAGGCACAGCTACACCTACGATGGCGTGGGCGGTCCTGCTGCGGAACGGAGAGCGGACAGCGGAGGATCCGGGGACAAGACGGCCGGCCGGCGCGCGGCTATCCCTTCATGCCCGTGAGCGCGATGCCCTGGATGAACGTGCGCTGCGCCAGGAAGAAGATCGCGAGCATCGGCACGGTGATGACCGTGGAGGCCGCCATCAGCAGGCTCCACTCTCCTCCGTGGCGGCCGAGAAACGCTTGTAGACCGATCGCCAGCGTGTAGTTGCTCTCATCGTGAAGGTAGATGAGCGGGTTCACGAAGTCCATCCAGGCGGCCGTGAACGCGAAGAGCCCGATCGTGACAAGGGCCGGCTTGCTCATCGGCGCGACGATTCGTCCGAGGATCCCGAGCTCGGTGCAACCGTCGATGCGGGCCGCGTCCGAGAGCTCCTGCGGGATCGTCATGAAGAACTGGCGCAGGAGAAAGATGGAGAACGCGCTGCCCAGAAACGAGGGCACGATCAGCGGCAGGAAAGTCCCGGTCCAGCCGAGCCAGCGGAAGATGAGGAAGACCGGGACCATCGTCACCTGGGCCGGCAACATGATCGTCATCAGGAGAACGATGAAGAGCGCGTCGCGTCCCTTCCACCGCAGGCGGGAGAAGCCGTAGGCGGGCAGGGCGGCCGAGAGCACCGTGCCGAGCGTGGTCAGCACGCACACGATCAGGGTGTTGCGCAGGTAGAGCAAGAACGGGAACGACTGGAGCGCGTCCGGGTAGTTGCCCCAGACGGCGGGCCTAGGCACCCAGCGCACGGTCTCGCTGAAGACCTGCGCGTCGGACTTAAGGGAGGTGGACACCATCCAGACGAAGGGGGCGAGGAAGACGAGCGCCACCGCCGCGAGCAGCACATAGCTGAGCGCGCCGGCGATTTGCTGCGAGCGGCGGTGCGAGGCAGCGGCAGTGCCCCGCGGCGTGCGGGCGTAGTCCAAGGCTCCTCCCGGCGGGATGCTCCCTCGTGGGCGCCCAGCGAGCGCGCGTCCCGGCCGCGGCCGGGACGCGCGCTGGACATCACACGTTGATGACGGCCCCGCCCCGACCGGCAGACTTCCAGGCGGCCTCCGTCAGTTCGATCACGCGCAAGCCGCACTCGAACGGCGCCTGCACCTCGTCGCGCCCGCGGATCGCGTCCACGAAGTTGCGGTCGGGCGATGAGCCGCCCGGCATGTGGTCGAACGAGTAGCGGTTGCCCCGGCCGTCGCACACGGCCAGATGGCCGTTGCGCATCAGGAAGAAGCCGTTCTCGCACCAGATGGTCAGGTCCTCGTGCCAGGACGGGGCGTCGCCCACGACGGAGATGTTGCCCTGCGCCCCGCCGCGGAAGGTGAGCGTGAGCGCGCTGTTGATGTCTACCGGCGTGCCGCAGTTGTCGATGAAGGCCGAGACCTTCTCAACGCCCAGGCCTGTCACCCAGAGGATGATGTCGAGCAGGTGGCTGCCGGAGTCGTTGAGTTGCCCGCCGCCGGACAGGGCAGGGTCCTGTCTCCACGAGCCGGCCGTGCCGTGCTTCCACCCCTGGCACTGGAGCGCGCTGACGAAGGTCACGGGCCCGAACGCGCCGGTCGCGATCTGCTCTCGGATGTAGCGGAACTCGGGCTGGTAGTGCCGCTGATAGGAGAGCAACCCGACCTTGCCGCTGGCCGTTCGCCGCTCGATCACGTCGTGTGCGTGCGCCACGGTGCAGACGAGGGGCTTCTCGCACAGCACGTGCAGGCCCTTGGCCAGGCAGTCCACGATCTGCTGGTAGTGGGTGGTGTGCGGCGTGCTGATCTCGACGGCGTCGAGCGGCGTCTGCGCGAGCATGTCGCGATAGTTGGCGAAGCCCGGCACGCCGGCCAGCGCGGGATGCTGCCGCCGCGCGGCCTCAAGCATGGCCGGGTTGGGGTCGGTCAGGCCGGCGATCTCGACGTCGCGCAACCCGAGGACGGTGCCCATGTGGTGACGGGCGTTGCCTCCGCTACCGATGAATCCGATGCGTATCTTGTTGTCGCCAGACATTGGAACGCTTCCTCCTGCGAGCGCCTGG harbors:
- a CDS encoding Gfo/Idh/MocA family oxidoreductase, with the protein product MSGDNKIRIGFIGSGGNARHHMGTVLGLRDVEIAGLTDPNPAMLEAARRQHPALAGVPGFANYRDMLAQTPLDAVEISTPHTTHYQQIVDCLAKGLHVLCEKPLVCTVAHAHDVIERRTASGKVGLLSYQRHYQPEFRYIREQIATGAFGPVTFVSALQCQGWKHGTAGSWRQDPALSGGGQLNDSGSHLLDIILWVTGLGVEKVSAFIDNCGTPVDINSALTLTFRGGAQGNISVVGDAPSWHEDLTIWCENGFFLMRNGHLAVCDGRGNRYSFDHMPGGSSPDRNFVDAIRGRDEVQAPFECGLRVIELTEAAWKSAGRGGAVINV
- a CDS encoding carbohydrate ABC transporter permease; this translates as MVSTSLKSDAQVFSETVRWVPRPAVWGNYPDALQSFPFLLYLRNTLIVCVLTTLGTVLSAALPAYGFSRLRWKGRDALFIVLLMTIMLPAQVTMVPVFLIFRWLGWTGTFLPLIVPSFLGSAFSIFLLRQFFMTIPQELSDAARIDGCTELGILGRIVAPMSKPALVTIGLFAFTAAWMDFVNPLIYLHDESNYTLAIGLQAFLGRHGGEWSLLMAASTVITVPMLAIFFLAQRTFIQGIALTGMKG
- a CDS encoding magnesium transporter, with protein sequence MIKYLTELLGRPAELPDGRRAGRVRDAIATQGDRFPVLRALFVKGAGREAWVDIDDAQVTAAGVRLRADLDALTAYRPAPEDVRLQRDLLDKQIVDVHDYRVVRVNDVRLAECGSRACVVGVDASLRAVVRRAGLGGPVEALARALRRPLQSRLIAWDDVETLEPGSAGSGRVKLKVPHERIARLHPADIADIVEQLTPQQRAEMIEALDVETAADTIEEMENEEAVAVMETLDEHRAADILEEMEPDEAADILGDLTDERTEELLEHMEPDEAAGVKELLAYADETAGGLMTTEFIAVPDTLTAEQTIQHLRELAPKAETIYYVYVVDEDSRLCGVISLRDLIVASPETHILDFMVRNVRAVHTSDHADGVAHTVSRYNLLALPVVDEQDRLVGIITVDDMLERALPPIRRRRLPQVEIGDE